The genomic segment TGATAATAGTAATCCAGCCCCGTTTCTCCCAGCGCTATCACTCGAGGATCGTCAGCCAACGCCAGTAACTCTTCCTGCTGGTAAACTTCATCCAGGTTTAATGGATGAACACCGCAAGAAAGAAAAACTTCATCGTGCCCGTCCACCATCTGTTTCAAGGTTTTAAACCCTGGTAGTGTGGTCGATACTGCCAGACAAGCTTTAACATCACGCATTCTGGCCTGCTGAAGTACACTGGCGAGGTCGGTGTGTAATCCGGCATAATCCAGACCATCAAGATGGCAATGTGAATCAACTAAATACATAGGAATATTAACTCATTAGAATAGACAATCAGGCCAGTAAGCTATCTGCCTGATTTAGCATATTGGTCAGTAACAGCTCTTTATTCACACCGGCAACGCTTAACAGCTCATATCGACAATGTAACCAATCTTTTGCCAGTTGATTGAACGCTGAGGTTGAACCCATCGTAGCCAGCCGTTGAATTAGCGACATACAGTCCTGATTTACCACAAAGCTCGCAGCACCCTGTTGATATTTAACCACATCCAGCAACAGAGAGACCGCCCAATGGATCCGCTCATTTGCATTATCATGATTAAGCTGCGGTAAAAACGACAGTAAATCCCGCTGAGCAAACGCACTATCCAGCCCCTGACACACGGCCTCCCTCTGTTTCCAAACCTCTGCGGTCAGCAGTTGTTGTGCTGCTAATGGTGCTCCATGGCTAAGGCGTAGCGCCGTTTTCAGGCTATCCGGCTGTCCTGCATTCTGGCGAGATAACCACTCAATACTGAATGCTTCATTTGGACAACCTAACGTCCACAATAAACAGCGACTACGTATGGTTGCTGGTATTTGCGAAATATCATGGCTGGCTAATAAAAAGTAGGTGCCTTCGGGCGGTTCTTCAAGGGTTTTTAATAAAGCGTTGGCCGCAGCCTCACTAAGCAGTTCAGACTGGGTAAACCAAACCGCTTTAACCCCACCTTGCTGTGCATGGTTATACAGCGTTTCGGTTAGCTGGCGTATTTGGTCGACACCAATAGCGGTTTTCCCTTTTTCGGGTTCAACGACATGCCAGTCTGGGTGAGTCCCCGCCTTCATCAGGTTGCAGTTATGGCAAACGCCACAGGTTTTTTCTCCCTGCGGAGCCTGGCACATTAACCAGCGGCCTAATGCCTGAATTAACAATTCATCACCACATCCCGGCACGGATTGTAATAATAGTGCGTGATGCTTACGCTCAGAGGCATATTGAGCCACTAATTGTTTATAGGCGGGCGTTAACCACGGGTACCAAATCACTTGCGGCTCTCCAGCCAGTGGTGCATCGCAGTTTGAATGCTGGCGGTGACTTTCTCCAGTGGCTGAGAAGCGTCAATAGTCACAATCGTTGGATCCGCTTGCGCCAGCTCAACATAACGTTGTCGGGTACGTTCAAAAAAGGCTAAGGACTCTTTCTCAATACGATCCAGTTCTCCACGCGCTCTGGCGCGTTTTAATCCGGCTTCCGGAGGAATATCCAGATACAACGTCAGGTCCGGATGGAAATCTCCCAGTACGGTATCTCTCAGGGTTGTCATCAATTGATTATCGATTCCCCGACCTCCGCCCTGATAAGCCTGAGAAGAGAGATCGTGACGATCGCCTACCACCCAATCCCCTCGACTTAACGCCGGTTTAATCACATTCTCAACCAGCTGAACCCGGGAGGTATACATCATCAAAAGCTCTGCCTTATCCGTCAGAACTTCATCACCAACCCCTTGTTTTACCAGTTCTCGTAATTTCTCAGCCAGCGGTGTTCCCCCTGGTTCACGGGTAAAAACAATATTTTGGATACCGCTGTCGCGCAGTGCTTTAACCACGGTATCCCGGGCGGTCGTTTTACCTGCACCTTCCAGCCCTTCAATGACAATGAATTTACCTTTGGTCATGGCTATTTTCCTGCTCGTAACGTCTTGAGATAAACCTGTACAGCCTGATTATGGCTTACCAGATTAGTGGTAAACGTATGCCCGCCTTTACCATCTGCGACAAAATAGAGATAAGGTGTTTTTGCCGGATGGGCAGCAGCTTTCAGCGAGGCTAACCCCGGCATAGCAATTGGCGTTGGCGGTAAACCACCAATCACGTAAGTATTATATTCAGTCGCCGTAGTCAGGTCTTTGCGGGTAATGTTACCGTTATACTGCTCACCCATACCATAAATAACCGTTGGGTCTGTTTGTAACTTCATACCAATACGCATTCGATTAATAAATACTGAGGCAACCTTATCTCTTTCTGAGTCTAATGCTGTTTCTTTTTCAATAATCGATGCCATGATCAGCATTTCATATGGCGTCTTATAGGGGAGATTCTCTTCTCTGCCTGCCCAGGCTTCATCAAGTGCCGTCTTCATGCGTGAATAAGCACGTTTTAATACTGCAAGATCGCTGGTTTCGGCGGTGTAATTATAAGTATCAGGATATAACCAACCTTCAGGATGTTCAGGGTCTTGAATTCCCAACTTCTCCGCAATCTCTTTATTCGTTAACCCATTTAGAGTGTGTTGTAAAAAATTAGCATCGGCTAACAGAGGCATCCAGTCCTTCATCCGGGTACCTTCAATAAAGCGAATTGAGAATTGAGCTTCACGGCCGGAGCGTAATAACAGCAATAACTGTTTTAACGTCATTCCCGGTGTAATCTGGTAGGTACCCGCCTTAAATCCAGCCAGCTCTGGCTGTACTCGCAGTAACCACGGGAAAGGCTTAATCTCATCAATCAGTTTTTTATCAACCAGCAGCTGTGCCAGGCCCACACGCCCGGTTCCTGCTGGCAGCGTAAAATAGGTTTCCTGCTCAATAATCAGTGGTGTCTCTGCATATTTCTGTAGCCATTTATACCCGGCAAATACACCGGCAGCGCCAGCCAGTATTAATATTGCAAAGATCCCTAAAATTTTTTTCTTCATTGCCCTGGCCATTCCCTTCAAGCGTGTTTCTGAAACGTTTTGGTCGTTTAACGAAATTATCCTGATTTTATAAGCAAAACGGCCCGGTGAATATACCAGGCCGTTTATTTACTCATTACAAAACTTATTTATTCTGGCATTACACCTTACGGAACAGTACAGAACCGTTAGTACCACCAAAACCAAATGAGTTACATAATACGTACTCCATTCCTTTCACCTGACGCGCTTCATGAGGAACGAAATCCAAATCACAACCTTCACCCGGGTTATCCAGATTGATAGTTGGTGGAATCGCCTGATCGCGTAAAGCGAGGATAGAGAAAATTGATTCGACTGCACCGGCCGCACCCAACAGGTGGCCCGTCATCGATTTAGTTGAGCTTACCAGCACACGCTTCGCATCTTCTTTGAAAATGGTTTTCACCGCTTGCGCTTCGGCTTTGTCACCGGCGTTAGTGGATGTTCCATGTGCATTAACATAACCAACTTGTGACGGCGTCACGTTAGCATCACGTAGCGCGTTTTCCATCGCTAATGCTGCTCCCGCGCCATCTTCCGGAGGCGATGTCATATGATAAGCATCACTACTCATGCCAAAACCAACGATTTCAGCATAAATTTTTGCACCACGCTTTTTAGCATGCTCATACTCTTCCAGCACCATAATACCGGCACCATCACCCAGAACAAAACCATCACGGTCTCTGTCCCATGGGCGGCTAGCTGCCTGAGGATTATCGTTACGGGTAGATAGTGCACGAGCTGCGCCAAAACCACCGACTCCCAGAGGAGTACTGGCTTTTTCACCACCGCCAGCCAGCATTACATCAGCATCATTATGAGCGATGATTCTTGCCGCATGGCCAATGTTATGCACGCCAGATGTACATGCCGTTGCAATAGAGATGCTTGGGCCTCTTAATCCATAAATAATGGATAAATGACCAGCAATCATATTCACAATGGTTGAAGGTACAAAGAATGGGCTCACTTTACGTGGACCGCCAGACATCAATGCGCTGTGGTTTTCTTCAATTAAGCCAAGGCCACCGATACCTGAACCGATAGCTGCACCAATGCGTGGTGCATTTTCTGCTGTGACTTCAATTCCGGAATCTTTCATGGCTTGAATGCCAGCAGCAATACCGTATTGAATAAAAGGGTCCATTTTTCTGGCATCTTTGCGAGAAATGTACTCTTCACAGTCAAAACCTTTAACTAAACCAGCAAAACGCGTTGCGTAGGCGCTAGTATCGAAATGGTCTATTAGGCTGATACCACTCTGCCCGGCAAGGAGAGCCTTCCATGTAGTCTCTACAGTGTTGCCGACAGGGGATAACATGCCCATTCCAGTCACTACAACTCGACGCTTAGACACGTTGAATCCTCCAGAGGGGGAATGATTTGTATATGGAAATGAGAAAAACTTAGGCGGTCGAATGACCGCCTAGATATGTCTGATTACGCGTTAGCAGCAGTGATATAATCAATCGCTGCCTGAACAGTAGTAATCTTCTCTGCTTCTTCGTCTGGAATCTCAGTATCAAACTCTTCTTCCAGAGCCATAACCAGCTCTACGGTGTCAAGAGAATCAGCACCCAAGTCTTCTACGAAAGAAGCTGCGTTTTTGACTTCTTCTTCTTTAACACCCAGTTGTTCAATAATGATTTTCTTAACACGTTCTTCGATAGTGCTCATACTCTTAAATTTCCTATCAAAACTCGCTAACGCGATGGTTTTCGTAGTTTATTCAATGTTGAAAAAGATGCAACCAAATATCGGCTGGTCGAACCACAATTTTAAACTATTTAGCTAAATTTAGCGCAAATTGCTTAAAAAAAATGCGATTCTTATAGCATATACATGCCACCATTCACATGTAAGGTTTCACCCGTAATATATCCAGCTTCATCAGAGGCTAAAAATGCAGCAGCGCTGGCTATCTCTTTTGCTTCGCCCAAGCGGTTAGCTGGGACTTGTGACAAAATGCCTGACCGTTGTTCATCTGTCAATGCACGCGTCATATCAGTTTCAATGAAACCTGGTGCAATAACATTGACAGTAATGCCTCTAGAAGCAACTTCACGCGCCAGCGACTTACTAAAACCAATAATGCCAGCTTTAGCCGCAGCGTAGTTTGTCTGCCCTGCATTACCCATTGTACCAACAACTGAGCCAATAGTAATTATCCGACCATAACGTTTTTTCATCATCGCACGCATAACTGCTTTTGATAATCTGAAAACGGACGTCAGATTGGTGTCAATAATATCTTGCCACTCGTCATCTTTCATACGCATTAACAGGTTATCACGGGTAATACCCGCATTATTGATCAGAATGTCAATTTCACCAAATTCAGCACGAATAGTCTCAAGCACAGATTCAATAGATGCGGAATCAGTCACATTTAGTGCTAATCCTTTTCCATGAGTGCCCAAATATTCGCTAATCGCCTCTGCACCTTTCTCCGTCGTTGCTGTGCCAATCACACGAGCGCCTTCAGAAACCAGTTTTTCAGCGATAGCTTTGCCGATACCCCGGCTTGCGCCAGTGACCAGTGCAATTTTTCCGTCTAACTTCATGCATTTCCCCTTTAGGATAAACTCGGTTCCGGCTTACAGTTCCAGAGCACTTTGTAAGCTGGCTGGATCGTTAACCGCAGCGGCTGACAAGGTATCTACAATGCGCTTGGTTAATCCGGTTAAAACTTTTCCAGGGCCCATTTCCAACAGGAATGTCACCTGTTCAGCCGCCATATGCTCAACAGTTTCGGTCCAACGAACCGGACTATACAGCTGGCGAACCAATGCGTTGCGAATCGCTTCACCATCGGCTTCAGCTTTAACATCAACATTATTAATTACGGCAATTTGTGGTGCGTTGAAGTTAACTGATTTTAATGCTTCCGCCAGTTTATCTGCTGCTGGTTTCATCAAAGCACAGTGTGACGGTACGCTAACAGGCAATGGCAGAGCGCGTTTAGCGCCAGCGGCTTTACAGGCGGCTCCGGCACGTTCAACGGCTTCTTTATTACCAGCAATAACCACCTGACCCGGTGAGTTAAAGTTAACCGGAGAGACCACTTGCCCTTGAGCCGACTCTTCGCAAGCTTTTGCGATAGCGTCGTTATCCAGACCAATAATGGCATACATCGCGCCGGTACCTTCTGGTACAGCGTCTTGCATCAGTTTGCCACGTAGCTCAACCAGTTTAATCGCGTCTTTAAAGTCCAACACGCCAGCACAAACCAGCGCTGAATACTCACCCAGACTATGGCCAGCCAGCACGGCAGGTTGTTTACCACCTTGCTGTTGCCAAACGCGCCAGATAGCAACCGAAGCAGCTAATAGCGCAGGTTGAGTCTGCCATGTTTTATTCAGTTCAGTATCCGGACCCTGTTGTACCAGTGACCAAAGATCGTAGCCCAGCGCTTCAGATGCTTGAGCATACGTTTCCTGAACGACAGGAAACGCTTCTGCCAGCGCAGCTAACATGCCAACGGTTTGCGAACCCTGTCCCGGAAATACGATTGCAAATTGATTCATATTTATTTTTCCAGACCCTAACTTAAAAACGAATTAGCGCAGAACCCCAGGTGAAACCGCCACCAAAGGCTTCCAGTAAAATAAGATGACCACGTTGGATGCGTCCATCCCGAACCGCTTCATCCAGTGCCGCTGGCACCGATGCTGCCGAGGTGTTACCGTGACGATCGAGCGTAATGACCACCTTATCCATTTCCATACCCAGTTTTTTCGCGGTAGCGGAAATAATCCGGAAGTTAGCCTGGTGAGGAACTAACCAGTCCAGTTCAGATTTATCGATATTATTGGCATCAAGGGTTTCATCAACAATGTGGGCCAGTTCTGTTACCGCCACTTTAAACACATCGTTACCCTTCATCGTCAGATAATCAGGTTTGGAAGGATCAACACGATCGTGATTAGGTAAGGTTAATAGCTCACCATAACGACCATCAGCATGTAAATGAGTAGAAATAATTCCTGGCTCATCAGATGCGCCAACCACAATCGCACCGGCACCATCACCAAACAGAATAATGGTACCGCGATCTTCTGGATCCAGCGTGCGACTTAACGCATCAGAACCGATAACCAGCGCGGTTTTAACAAAACCAGTTTTAACATACTGATCCGCTACGCTAATGGCATAAGCAAAACCAGCACAGGCGGCAGCAATATCGAACGCCGCTGCATCTTTAATGCCTAAATATTTTTGCACTTCACAGGCAGCACTGGGGAAAGCATTACTTGATGATGTGGTTGCAACAATAATCAACCCAATATCATCTTTATCAATCCCTGCCATTTCAATCGCTTTATCAGCGGCGTGGCATGCCATGGTGGCAACGGTTTCATCCGCTGCGGCGATATGACGTTGACGAATCCCTGTACGGGAGACAA from the Limnobaculum zhutongyuii genome contains:
- the holB gene encoding DNA polymerase III subunit delta' codes for the protein MIWYPWLTPAYKQLVAQYASERKHHALLLQSVPGCGDELLIQALGRWLMCQAPQGEKTCGVCHNCNLMKAGTHPDWHVVEPEKGKTAIGVDQIRQLTETLYNHAQQGGVKAVWFTQSELLSEAAANALLKTLEEPPEGTYFLLASHDISQIPATIRSRCLLWTLGCPNEAFSIEWLSRQNAGQPDSLKTALRLSHGAPLAAQQLLTAEVWKQREAVCQGLDSAFAQRDLLSFLPQLNHDNANERIHWAVSLLLDVVKYQQGAASFVVNQDCMSLIQRLATMGSTSAFNQLAKDWLHCRYELLSVAGVNKELLLTNMLNQADSLLA
- the tmk gene encoding dTMP kinase yields the protein MTKGKFIVIEGLEGAGKTTARDTVVKALRDSGIQNIVFTREPGGTPLAEKLRELVKQGVGDEVLTDKAELLMMYTSRVQLVENVIKPALSRGDWVVGDRHDLSSQAYQGGGRGIDNQLMTTLRDTVLGDFHPDLTLYLDIPPEAGLKRARARGELDRIEKESLAFFERTRQRYVELAQADPTIVTIDASQPLEKVTASIQTAMHHWLESRK
- the mltG gene encoding endolytic transglycosylase MltG gives rise to the protein MKKKILGIFAILILAGAAGVFAGYKWLQKYAETPLIIEQETYFTLPAGTGRVGLAQLLVDKKLIDEIKPFPWLLRVQPELAGFKAGTYQITPGMTLKQLLLLLRSGREAQFSIRFIEGTRMKDWMPLLADANFLQHTLNGLTNKEIAEKLGIQDPEHPEGWLYPDTYNYTAETSDLAVLKRAYSRMKTALDEAWAGREENLPYKTPYEMLIMASIIEKETALDSERDKVASVFINRMRIGMKLQTDPTVIYGMGEQYNGNITRKDLTTATEYNTYVIGGLPPTPIAMPGLASLKAAAHPAKTPYLYFVADGKGGHTFTTNLVSHNQAVQVYLKTLRAGK
- the fabF gene encoding beta-ketoacyl-ACP synthase II, producing the protein MSKRRVVVTGMGMLSPVGNTVETTWKALLAGQSGISLIDHFDTSAYATRFAGLVKGFDCEEYISRKDARKMDPFIQYGIAAGIQAMKDSGIEVTAENAPRIGAAIGSGIGGLGLIEENHSALMSGGPRKVSPFFVPSTIVNMIAGHLSIIYGLRGPSISIATACTSGVHNIGHAARIIAHNDADVMLAGGGEKASTPLGVGGFGAARALSTRNDNPQAASRPWDRDRDGFVLGDGAGIMVLEEYEHAKKRGAKIYAEIVGFGMSSDAYHMTSPPEDGAGAALAMENALRDANVTPSQVGYVNAHGTSTNAGDKAEAQAVKTIFKEDAKRVLVSSTKSMTGHLLGAAGAVESIFSILALRDQAIPPTINLDNPGEGCDLDFVPHEARQVKGMEYVLCNSFGFGGTNGSVLFRKV
- the acpP gene encoding acyl carrier protein, which translates into the protein MSTIEERVKKIIIEQLGVKEEEVKNAASFVEDLGADSLDTVELVMALEEEFDTEIPDEEAEKITTVQAAIDYITAANA
- the fabG gene encoding 3-oxoacyl-ACP reductase FabG, which gives rise to MKLDGKIALVTGASRGIGKAIAEKLVSEGARVIGTATTEKGAEAISEYLGTHGKGLALNVTDSASIESVLETIRAEFGEIDILINNAGITRDNLLMRMKDDEWQDIIDTNLTSVFRLSKAVMRAMMKKRYGRIITIGSVVGTMGNAGQTNYAAAKAGIIGFSKSLAREVASRGITVNVIAPGFIETDMTRALTDEQRSGILSQVPANRLGEAKEIASAAAFLASDEAGYITGETLHVNGGMYML
- the fabD gene encoding ACP S-malonyltransferase, which encodes MNQFAIVFPGQGSQTVGMLAALAEAFPVVQETYAQASEALGYDLWSLVQQGPDTELNKTWQTQPALLAASVAIWRVWQQQGGKQPAVLAGHSLGEYSALVCAGVLDFKDAIKLVELRGKLMQDAVPEGTGAMYAIIGLDNDAIAKACEESAQGQVVSPVNFNSPGQVVIAGNKEAVERAGAACKAAGAKRALPLPVSVPSHCALMKPAADKLAEALKSVNFNAPQIAVINNVDVKAEADGEAIRNALVRQLYSPVRWTETVEHMAAEQVTFLLEMGPGKVLTGLTKRIVDTLSAAAVNDPASLQSALEL
- a CDS encoding beta-ketoacyl-ACP synthase III, which encodes MYTKILGTGSYLPVQVRTNADLEQMVDTTDEWIVSRTGIRQRHIAAADETVATMACHAADKAIEMAGIDKDDIGLIIVATTSSSNAFPSAACEVQKYLGIKDAAAFDIAAACAGFAYAISVADQYVKTGFVKTALVIGSDALSRTLDPEDRGTIILFGDGAGAIVVGASDEPGIISTHLHADGRYGELLTLPNHDRVDPSKPDYLTMKGNDVFKVAVTELAHIVDETLDANNIDKSELDWLVPHQANFRIISATAKKLGMEMDKVVITLDRHGNTSAASVPAALDEAVRDGRIQRGHLILLEAFGGGFTWGSALIRF